The genomic window TGAGGACCGACACGACGCCAAGGCTTCACAGAGATACCATAAACTGGGACATACTAGATAAGCAGGAAAGTTTATCAGAACCTGAAGCGTTCTCATATTTTGGAGAGAAACGGACATATTCGGGAATGGTATGCGGCATGACAAGATCCAACAAAATAACTCATGATGTCATCAGAAAATATTTTTCAGAGTCACCCCTGGTTCAGGGTACCCTTGATACGGAAGGGCCGAGATATTGCCCCTCCATCGACGACAAGGTAATAAAGTTCCCCGAAAAGGATTCCCATCCCATTTTCCTCGAACCCATTGATCCTGATGGCAGAGAAGTCTATATGCAGAATTTTTCAACATCAATGTGCCTTGAGGCTCAGTTTGAAGCCGTAAGCACGATCAGGGGCTGTGAGAAGGCGCACATATTAAGACCTGGGTATGCGATTGAGTATGACTTTGTGATTCCTACACAGCTTGAACCTTGGCTCGAGACAAAACAGATAAAGAATCTCTTTCTTGCAGGACAGATAAACGGCACATCGGGGTATGAAGAGGCCGGTGCACAGGGGCTTATTGCCGGCATCAACGCTGCGCTAAGGGTGCACGGAAGCGGACCGTTGGTTCTGGGACGAGACCAGGCATATATAGGAGTACTCATAGATGACCTTGTAACAAAAGGGACAAAAGAACCATACAGGATGCTTACCAGCAGATGTGAATACAGGCTCATGCTTCGCCATGACAATGCTGACAAACGACTTTCCGGGATCGGGCACGATATAGGCCTGCTGCAACAGGAAAAATGGAATATCCTTTGCGCGCGCTGGAGGAAAATGGACATGGAAATCAAGCGTATAATGAATTTTAAGATCCATCCTACGGAAAAAGTCAATGAGATACTTCGGAGTGCCGGCTCCTCCCCGATCACAGAAGGACTTCCGGCATCCGACCTGCTTTGCAGACCTGAGATCACATGGGAGATCATTGCGCCGCTTATTTCTTCTGAAGATATTGATAAAGAACTTGGAGAGCGCATATCGACAGACCTCAAATATAAGGGATATATCGACAGACAGAATAGACAGGTTGAAAAATTCCGCCACATGGATCGACTGAAATTTCCGGAGGACTTTGATTTTGCATCGATTGGAGGACTTTCGGGGGAAGGACGCCAAAAACTTATCCGCCATGTTCCCAGAACACTTGGGCAGGCGTCAAGGATCTCCGGGATCCCGCCGACCGATATCCAGCTCCTTTGGGTCACGCTGGAGAACAGACGCAGAGAGAGGACTGAAAATAAAGATGGAATCTCTTAAGGATGCCGGCAGACTATTTACCACAGATGTGCCTGATGCGGTTAAAGCCTGCCTTAAACTAGCCGAGCTCGAACAG from Synergistaceae bacterium includes these protein-coding regions:
- the mnmG gene encoding tRNA uridine-5-carboxymethylaminomethyl(34) synthesis enzyme MnmG, translating into MIYNDKYEVIIVGGGHAGCEAALSAARMGARTLMLNLYIDNTAMMPCNPSIGGPAKGHLVREIDALGGEMARAADKATQHLRWLNTSKGPAVRTLRAQCSPRIYSSHYRTALLTCPNLEIHQSQVTDLIVKDGTAIGVKIKTGQIFYSRTIIMATGTYLASKIHIGMTCHKSGPLGMVAATELSRSLRNTGLEIGRLRTDTTPRLHRDTINWDILDKQESLSEPEAFSYFGEKRTYSGMVCGMTRSNKITHDVIRKYFSESPLVQGTLDTEGPRYCPSIDDKVIKFPEKDSHPIFLEPIDPDGREVYMQNFSTSMCLEAQFEAVSTIRGCEKAHILRPGYAIEYDFVIPTQLEPWLETKQIKNLFLAGQINGTSGYEEAGAQGLIAGINAALRVHGSGPLVLGRDQAYIGVLIDDLVTKGTKEPYRMLTSRCEYRLMLRHDNADKRLSGIGHDIGLLQQEKWNILCARWRKMDMEIKRIMNFKIHPTEKVNEILRSAGSSPITEGLPASDLLCRPEITWEIIAPLISSEDIDKELGERISTDLKYKGYIDRQNRQVEKFRHMDRLKFPEDFDFASIGGLSGEGRQKLIRHVPRTLGQASRISGIPPTDIQLLWVTLENRRRERTENKDGIS